The Mixta hanseatica genome includes a region encoding these proteins:
- the bla gene encoding class A beta-lactamase, giving the protein MQKTRLWRYSLLAGLLSLWTANALGSEASLTQQLAELEKSSGGRLGVAWIDGNHRYGYRADERFPMTSTFKTLAVAAILHKSVSQPDLLEKKVVINNPHQVPWTPVTGESFGKPMTIAALCAAAIEYSDNLAANYLLQELGGPQGVTALARQLGDPLTQLDRNEPALNTAIPGDKRDTSTPAAMAANLHQLALGDALPVKQRQLFNRWLQQNTTGNESIRAGVPADWRIGDKTGSGDYGTTNDLAVIWPTTGQPKILAIYFTQPQQKAANNKAVLAAATRAVIAELP; this is encoded by the coding sequence ATGCAAAAAACGCGGTTATGGCGCTATTCACTGCTGGCTGGATTATTGTCTCTGTGGACGGCTAACGCGCTGGGCAGCGAGGCTTCGCTGACGCAACAACTGGCTGAGCTGGAGAAATCCAGCGGCGGGCGGCTCGGCGTGGCATGGATTGATGGCAATCATCGCTACGGCTATCGGGCCGATGAACGTTTTCCCATGACCAGCACCTTTAAAACGCTGGCGGTCGCGGCCATTCTGCATAAAAGCGTCAGCCAGCCCGATCTGCTGGAGAAAAAAGTGGTAATTAACAATCCGCATCAGGTGCCCTGGACGCCGGTCACCGGAGAATCGTTTGGGAAGCCGATGACTATCGCCGCACTGTGTGCCGCCGCCATCGAATACAGCGATAATCTGGCCGCCAACTATTTATTGCAGGAGCTGGGCGGTCCGCAGGGCGTTACCGCTCTGGCGCGTCAGCTGGGCGACCCGCTAACGCAGCTCGATCGCAATGAGCCAGCGTTAAATACCGCCATTCCGGGGGATAAGCGCGACACCAGCACGCCTGCGGCAATGGCGGCTAATTTGCATCAGCTGGCGCTGGGCGACGCGTTGCCAGTTAAACAGCGCCAGCTATTTAACCGCTGGCTTCAGCAAAATACCACCGGCAATGAGAGCATTCGTGCTGGCGTACCGGCTGACTGGCGCATAGGCGACAAGACCGGCTCCGGCGATTATGGCACCACCAACGATCTGGCGGTGATCTGGCCGACAACCGGGCAGCCCAAAATTTTAGCCATCTACTTTACCCAGCCGCAGCAGAAGGCAGCGAATAATAAAGCGGTGCTGGCAGCCGCCACGCGTGCGGTCATTGCCGAGCTTCCCTGA
- the hpxO gene encoding FAD-dependent urate hydroxylase HpxO gives MKAIVIGGGIGGMCAALALEQSGYQTEVYEAVKIIRPVGAAISIWPNGVKCLNFLGLKTQLQALGGNMAFMAYNDFQHGQTLTRFSMRPLVESVGERPYPVARADLQAMLLERYGAQRVNFGKRVSHIEQDATGVTAWFEDGSEARGDFLIAADGTHSVIRATVTGQPAERRYAGYVNWNGLVSIDESIAPADQWTTFVGEGKRVSLMPVSGNRFYFFFDVPLPQGLAEDRSSVKADLTRYFSGWAAPVQKLIAAIDPQTTNRIEIHDIDPFPRLVKGRVALLGDAGHSTTPDIGQGGCAAMEDAVVLALTLQSHSLGIEDALRRYEARRAERVKDLVLKARRRCDVTHGKQPEVTQAWYEELKQETGERILSGMQETIIGGPLA, from the coding sequence ATGAAAGCGATCGTAATCGGTGGCGGTATTGGTGGAATGTGCGCGGCGCTGGCGCTGGAACAGAGCGGTTATCAAACCGAGGTCTATGAAGCGGTAAAAATTATCCGTCCGGTGGGCGCGGCTATCTCTATCTGGCCAAACGGCGTCAAATGCCTGAATTTTCTTGGCCTGAAGACGCAGCTGCAGGCGCTGGGCGGCAATATGGCGTTTATGGCCTATAACGATTTTCAGCACGGACAAACCCTGACCCGTTTCTCCATGAGACCGCTGGTGGAGAGCGTCGGCGAACGGCCATATCCGGTAGCGCGCGCCGATTTGCAGGCGATGTTGCTTGAGCGTTACGGTGCGCAGCGCGTTAACTTCGGCAAGCGCGTCAGCCATATAGAGCAGGATGCCACGGGCGTTACCGCCTGGTTTGAGGATGGCAGCGAGGCGCGCGGCGACTTTCTGATCGCCGCCGACGGCACCCACTCGGTCATCCGCGCCACGGTAACCGGCCAGCCCGCCGAGCGGCGCTATGCTGGCTACGTCAACTGGAATGGACTGGTCAGCATTGATGAGTCCATTGCGCCTGCCGATCAGTGGACCACCTTTGTCGGCGAAGGCAAACGGGTTTCGCTAATGCCGGTCAGCGGCAACCGTTTCTATTTCTTTTTTGACGTTCCGCTGCCGCAGGGACTGGCGGAAGATCGCAGCAGCGTGAAAGCAGACCTCACCCGCTATTTCAGCGGCTGGGCCGCGCCGGTACAGAAGCTGATCGCCGCTATTGATCCGCAAACCACCAACCGTATCGAAATCCATGATATCGACCCCTTCCCGCGGCTGGTAAAAGGCCGCGTCGCGCTGCTGGGCGATGCCGGACACAGCACCACGCCGGATATTGGTCAGGGCGGCTGTGCCGCAATGGAGGATGCAGTGGTGCTGGCATTAACGCTTCAGTCGCATTCGCTGGGAATTGAGGATGCGCTACGGCGCTATGAGGCGCGCCGCGCAGAGCGGGTAAAAGATCTGGTACTCAAGGCGCGCAGACGTTGCGATGTTACCCATGGCAAACAGCCGGAGGTGACGCAAGCCTGGTATGAGGAACTGAAACAGGAGACCGGCGAGCGCATCCTGAGCGGAATGCAGGAGACCATCATCGGCGGCCCGCTGGCATAA